aagtaggtcgaaggcagttcaaaaggtttgctgcgagaaaccctcggttctgcaaccggtatgaggaggaagaagcgtcgaatggcagaatgaaaaggcaacgttcggcggaaggcgacaagcctgctttcaagaggcagaaagggcccagtcccagagccgcgacgcagggcagtcccatagacaagacaagtaggcccaaagctgtaagacagatgggccccaatagcgaggtagcaactacctcgaaggctgcgagtcagagggaagttccaactatggaagtaggagataagccaaaggaagataccgctaagactccgactttctcggaggtgctaaagggagctaagactccggctttctcggaggtgccaaagggaaataacactaagacgccggcttttcccgagaagatgagtgatgtggcaaagcagtcactgactgtggcgctggttgatcgtagcagtcctttcgaacagatgactagtgaaaggtggagatctgtagaagaggagcttattagcttaatgcttaagatgatgcgggaataaccaagtaagctccttccaacatttgattcgggggatggtataatggtatgaagatgatagcgtgcgacaacatcgcgagcttgcggtggctggaggaagtggttccaaacatccaaaggcagggcacgaacgcgcgtttgagatggtggataaagcgcaaatccccaaggtaccaaaagttaaggtatggataccatgcgtgatgaaatcggaggatacactgcgacttttgcagaatcagaatccgaacataccgacacaggattggaaggtacttactgtatctcggcctacggaggaaggtcagttatacatcttccaaataaacaagcaggcggaggatatattgtacgcgcagcttggaaaaatgtccttaggtacaggcaaaatgtatatgcgactcaggaaaagaagtcgcgggtattaaagtcctaacacgctggacgtgggcgaagtcgaaaaggacctcaaaagcctaagggaaaaaagacaggtggaggtagcccacgtcaccccgaatgtgttagaaggggaccaacagccagatggtgctgtgagtcgcacagaggaacacccggcacaacaggtacaagaggctgaagggggcttcgaacactctaaaccaaaagggctaggggaggacgacgacgtcacgatgaaggtgctggagggggacaagcagcccattggtgctgcgagtcctacggataaatctccaacacagtaaagtggtgtcgagcgaactcctcctaacgcgctgatccaggagccgtggcttccatcgggaggaaaggtttctggacttagcgcgcgcggatttggcgtttactatgcgcaaacggaaggacgggtgcgagctgtagtaatggtaaggaaacagctgcattcatatatgctgcctaattacactactgaggacctcgtagtggtggtgaaatcgccggtctcagatggtacatgtccggccatgctacaagtttcaagtagggcggtcgtgggatggcttaaaataatattcgatgggtgcataaactgaatcatgtaccgcactcttggagaactgctcgtgtggctttcctaccaaagacggggaagatcggtcacgtgtatcccaaagattatagacccaatagcttaacatcatttctgctcaaaacctttgagaggctgatagatgtgtacataaaatccaacgtggatgaaaagctgctctccacaacacaacaggcgtacaccaaaggcaagtcagtagacaccgcattgcatagggtggtaataagcatagaaaaagccctggaatataaggaatatgctctagaagtcttcttaagcattgccggggctttctaaatgggcgattattgatggtcttaattacgttaaagtatatccagccttacccagatggatcgactgcatgttaaactgcagtaagattacatcgcaatggggattgtacgcggccacgaaattagtggacaggggcactccgcagggaggggtgctatcacctctgctgtggacgctggtcaaaaaccaactgcttaggggattctacgagggaccagaaaaacttacggtttacgcagatgacgttgcatatggttttgtttacaaagaggtacaaggtccctaattggaccaggcctaagttaggaggggcgaacctacgggagaaaccttgcacaaaatatctaggaatgatcctagacagtaagctgtcatcgaagctcaacgtggaggagagggtgaggaaggcttcaacggcactttatgcatgtaaaagaatgcaaaagaaccggaatatacgatcagaaggagctcgatgacgatgcctcaaaactaacaaccaaaagcaataattatcatttcactgacacaaattttatagtttttttttgggatttggacacaatgttgttgtttttgtagcgataaggttgctccccgaaggctttgtggagtgttatgtGATGGTCCTatagccggatacagatccggtacgctccggtaacacagcaccattaaagtgccagcccgaccatcacgggaacgatttatgtggccacattaaaccttcaggcacaaccttggacacaatcttttcattatattacttaacaatttaaaggcttcattctgtattgcgaacgatagctcagacgaacgattcgcctccaaacgatttcgtctagcaatggtattctctaattgtcaagtgataagttccCATTGTTTAACATAGTACAAAtgcactagcgattcgtctctgatccgcatcgaaagttcgtttcgtaatagagaatgagaccctaagattagacatttttttcaatttgtattttgacttaccagcaacaacagaatcatgtttaattgtacgccgcacaagcattatagcatcatgtaacgaagctcagtttcttccaaaaattgctcaacactgccacgtaaaatcaatgtacttgttctagcattaacgcaacctttgaataattataaactataaaaatgaaattaatgtcaaaccttggaaaatgttgaaacgttcaccaccaacctgacgttcttcaaagtaatcacattgacccaaaacacttgaattaatatcattagctgtagtcataacagcaccaccacaagctttcattctacgtttccaatcGTCTTCTGGTACAtaaacagcacagaacatatcacgatctgcaaaatactgtgtagcaacatcaccaattggtaatatagaaaacacaacattggcgccttacttaacTAGTTTATtatacagaatacgccattcagcatcaacaattttctgatactcttggacattggaggacattgctgtggcagatcatttttccaataaagcactttgttgctcctttgattggcgcttcgacatgtacaggcATATCATATTTTAGCATGCATAATTGCATgtacgccttcctcaacatctggcttaacttgttttaagatttcacatgcttaaaatactactgaagtggtgccatcgccgacctgataagagaaacatttttattctacacattttgaaatttggcgatgtgtactagagttttacggctggattcacaatatccaatagtttcataatggttgccccatcattgaAATTTTGggcttaccactggaatcaacaatatgcttgtccatactacgtgaacccaatgtagtgcgtacagtgccacaattgaatgcgaggcattgatgttggatatgagttgaggtttaccatgagagctatcggtacccaagcattttttacacaaatactcatgtacccaatacaagttcaggacgttcatatttatcgacacgctgtccggtatggcccaaatgttggaaatacgcagttggcactgttgagaaaaaatatggatcaatgaacacaagtaaaagtgaaagattttttttaccatctcttgttactttacacattatacattggaaacgacgaccagcatctacaagttgctatcgagccttgcaacgattacatctaattgcacccaattcaccaaactttataatgggtggctcatattcaccctcaaacgtgcgtgccattggtgagacggtaagtgtaatggacaaagctgttgtttttaataaatcactgttgcaggtatgcaatacaaagacgacctgcaaagaagaaagatcaatgtaattgccaaacaaaacattaatttcgattatcgatacctaacgtaacgtggcgaggagttgccctgatcttctaccacatattttgtggtcaccaatggtggtaataaaccctgttcattagtaataaaagcaccaccagcgctattttgattttcaatgataacgcttatcagatttggcatctgatcgggatcaaacggcgttgggcttgatcatactgttgcggctgttgatatttaccagtaacaggtgcaggtggttgctaaagaaaataacacaaaaataatcatcagcaaatttgtaaattattagttgtattagcatacattataaccaggacgtccggacgtgtccgggtattgggggctgacccggcttgggtggttgactgagcattggcgtctgtctaggttgtgttggtggcatcataaaagccatcaataacaagtgccaagaatatatccgcggcatacctgccgaccaaaatgattcaaggggttgtgattgccaacctcacctacccgtggcgaatcctgtacctcccaatttggtgtgaacaattggtgccagttaaccctctgaaataatcggcgcaatggtacgccattgtgttggcattaatttggcaaaatgcaaaaacttttcatcctcctcccgtgaccattctgtcttctttatgctaggatcaagccattcgtaccagcgtgccttacatttcttggcagatttgcggtgcagcagtgatgcaatacgtgaccactggtttttgccatatttcattacagctgctttgaggatttcatcctgaaagttatcaatttagttaataaacagCCAAGAGTAaacagtcgcgtcaaatgcttacctcagtgtttctccacacaccaccttttatcataattcgcggcatggtgctatataattgtgaattctttcgatgagcacaaaaatcaaatcaaaagtttttgtcgaaataaacagcaaaaatcattgtatattaaagactttgggaaaattttagaatagcaccccccgagttcggagtaaaacttggtatcaaatgaaagagggagttctcccgatcacaaatatatatattttaaagtgcgcaaacttataatttaaaagttatttgttgttaaagtttgcaaatttagcaaatttctatatcactttaaattacaatttacacatctttcaaaaccttaatccacatacatatctatataaattggcaacgataaacttatattgcatttttgtatatttcacatttcatttttgcattgtttttacttattataaatgtttttattaaatcaatcgcgcttttgtagcaacatgcacatatatatatatatatatatatatatatatagatatatatatagatatatatatatatatatatattttattgatcacattacaaagctgtgctgccacatatatatacgtatacacaaataaaatttgtatagaaatttgcaaactttaacaccaaataacttttaaattataagttttcgcactttaaatatatatatttgtgatctggagaactccctcttaattttaaatctttccggagatattccgcTTAAAACTCTCTGTCTCTgttgaattagaaatggcggatttttttgcacgcaaaaatgacgtattttgctatccctataaaaataacaggtgcgagagagcatgatacattgtgggaaagcaaaatttgtcagcatgctatttcatttgcacaatttttcattccaaatcgtcacccctgtcaaaaattcgtgtggctgtgtgcgtttttggtcacacgatttttgcagggttgtaccGATAGGGCACTTCCCAAAGGttttggtcctttgccggataattATTCGGAACGTCCATCCGGTGAACTATTTGATATAACAACAGTTAATCTTCCAGGTCATCCAACCCACTTTCCATGAAGAGCCTCACATACAAAAGATGATTCGCCCCGGGTAGGTGAAGTTACATTGGCATCTCCTTTGTGGGCGTTGGGCAAAACAATCCCTCGAATCAGTTGGTATACCAATCCTTAGCCATACATACGCAAAGCCTTTCAGTTGTTGTAATGCAAACAACAGATTAACTTCGAGCTTGACCAAATGCCGGAAAACAGCATGAGTAGTTAAACCTCCATTATTTATTAAACAGTAAAATAAATTACTCAACAAGaataaaataaatcttttttGCAGTACTTCAGCAGTGCCAATGAAGCGCAATTGctctaattaaatttgttttcatGTTGTTTTGAATACTTTTGTTCCTCAATCAAATTATTTGCACCTACAcatcgacgtgccatacgaaaactaGCACTGGAATTTTAGAGTCTGACGAAATTTAGCtattttaatttacatacatatatatgtctcAAAGTTGCAGTTTCGTTTTGTGGCTGACGAAAACACTCAAACtgaatttggttttttaaaaGGTGTTCGGTAAAAATAATTTCACATTATAGAAATCTAATGGAATCACAATTttggttaatgaaataattgagttttccttttcacacaaggccgcttgcttcattaagcgaacatcaccaaaaaaattcaatatttttaagttaacgaggaaacggctgcttttaataatttttcttaaaagcgtaatatttttttggggctacaagatatatacatatactacgacagttttggtgttcttgttgtAGAAATGACAACAACATtcctcgaaagtcttcagtagcgcagCACAGGGGAAAACCCTTGATGACGTAAATACAAATAGTTTGTCGTAACAAAtacctgtttcaatttttttgagaaaaaatttaacataaatatatatatatatatatatatatatatatacatataaatcttataaaataaagttgctaaatgccatgtatgcacataacttcacacagaatgccccgatttttaaacggtttttgcatttgaaagcttagctacgtgagatggtacaattaatataatttgaaggtatatattataggggcgtggaaaattgccaaaatgtagtaaaaaatcataaaatttttgtttacatagctataactcataaacggatggatggatttaaaaaattctacttttcagtaaaactttgaaatatttaccttcgatctgcatcaaaaaaatacttgattccttttttatatcagccaaattgtttaaacaaaagtaaaatttttatcaaaaaatgcgtatgtgtgtttgttcgctgtgaactgtccgcgctaattgcttttgagtgaggcttgatccgacacatatgtacatacgtacatatatagcattcatttaacttcgggcgtaggtttataggtatgtatggatgtatgtatatcactacatagtataaaaccatggttcaattatgtacaggttggctcatctcatcagctgattttatttatgtcattgcatggtcgaagggattgtcaaaaggagatggcaaactcaaaatgaaaccaacacattggcaacattttacttacacatacaaaaactgctaagttttatgtttccatccCATACCATTCGCAcgaacaccaatacacagattttgacaatttgaacagacatattttgttgctttacagatgagccaacctgtatatagttgaaccatggtataaaacaaagtcgctttttctgtccctatgcccctttgaatgcttaaacctttaaaaatacgcaacggattttgatgccctttttttaatagataaagagtgattgaagaggaagtaacggatgaacatatttggctgaaaattggtggaggggtagcttagaaccaggagacagacatatgCCAATtatatcccgttctggatagggtcttgagatcaaaacgtggacctgggtaatcctgggatatgtttgtacaatatgggtatcgaatgtaagctgtttatgagtactttgatacggggtatttttcgtacccgcgtgtaactagggtctcgagatataagcgaaaacgtggacgtgggtactcctagaatgtgtttatagaatatggataacgaatgaaagctgttgctgagtactttagtacagggtagttttcatacctgttggtgactagggtctcgagattgaagccaaaacgtggacccgggtacccccagaacgtgtttatacaatatggataacaaatgaaagctgttgatgagtgctttagtacagggtagttgtcatacctatttgtgaagggtctcgagatataggcagggtctcgagataagtgcatcagggtaacactaggatgtgtttttacattatgggtatcaaattgaagctgtcgatgagtgctttagtacagagtaatttttataccgctgggtgactatggtctcatgatatgggcaaaacctggacccggatacccctagaatgtgtgtgtaataggaatatcaaatgaaagttgttgctgagagcaataagggatgaagaagaatgggaaaaactttagagaagagaaaagagtgtCCTtacactgagaaagagatagagtgagacgaaaatatagatagatgaagcgaaaatacggagggaggagtgaataaaaggattaagaagaagtgaggggggggcagagttagacggaaaaagcttattaaaatgtatggagatagaccaaatttagggcagaacaacgtctgacgggtctgctagtatatatataaaaatcaaattctgtgtatttgtgtgttcgctatggaaacgtatttcccacacttcaatcatcaccaaattttgattatgggttccttcgatcaacgggaaggttttaggctaaaaataatttcgatatataaaaggggcgtggcacctcccatacaaatggaatctttggtactgcgtaactttgaaggtatacatgccagaatttgaaattcagtaaggagctataggaggtcaatccctaacaccaccatgaaaatgtggaattgggaaaaaggggcgtggcacctcccatacaaatggtatATATCAtattgcatatctctggatgtagtaatggtaggataatgaaaattggtaaggagctatatgacgttaagtcctaacacctccagtaaaatgtgtaatggggaaaaactatggctgccgtacaaacttaggttattttaacacctaaaatttgactgcattgttgagtttggctattatgccttttggacgtttagtaatctggcgctgttaaaaaaattgtttagctccacatcttctataaaaatcaaattctgtgtgtgtgttccctatgaaaacgtgtttgccatacttcgatca
The DNA window shown above is from Eurosta solidaginis isolate ZX-2024a chromosome 2, ASM4086904v1, whole genome shotgun sequence and carries:
- the LOC137240442 gene encoding T-complex protein 1 subunit eta-like — translated: MFCAVYVPEDDWKRRMKACGGAVMTTANDINSSVLGQCDYFEERQVGGERFNIFQGCVNARTSTLILRGSVEQFLEETELRYMML